In the Verrucomicrobiia bacterium genome, one interval contains:
- a CDS encoding RluA family pseudouridine synthase, which yields MRLDAYLAEFWPEHSRTTWQKYCTQGFVKVNGEVITSPNKQLSEDDIVTVDVPEAAPIAPLDLPVLYEDENVVVINKPAGILTHAKGEQLEEFTVAEFMRPRTTFGTEGNRPGIIHRLDRDTSGVLIAAKNPEAASLLGKQFSERKVKKTYVAVVTGVPEVATAKIDLPIGRNPKAPATFRVDKNGKAAETVFETLAHNDRETLLLLKPLTGRTHQLRVHMAYLNCPIKGDRVYGTPAERLFLHAWQLEITVPGGIRKTFIAPVPDDFTEQFNYVLAAA from the coding sequence ATGCGACTTGATGCTTATTTAGCTGAATTTTGGCCCGAGCATTCCCGAACAACCTGGCAAAAATACTGCACTCAAGGGTTCGTAAAGGTGAATGGTGAGGTTATTACATCGCCCAACAAACAGCTCAGCGAAGACGACATCGTCACGGTGGACGTACCAGAAGCTGCACCGATTGCCCCGCTCGACCTGCCGGTGCTTTATGAAGATGAAAATGTAGTGGTCATCAATAAGCCGGCTGGTATTTTGACACATGCCAAGGGCGAGCAGCTTGAAGAATTCACGGTGGCAGAATTTATGCGGCCCCGAACAACTTTTGGCACCGAAGGCAATCGGCCGGGGATTATCCATCGCCTCGACCGTGACACGAGTGGCGTGCTCATTGCTGCTAAAAATCCGGAAGCGGCGAGTTTGCTGGGGAAGCAATTTTCAGAGCGAAAAGTAAAAAAGACGTACGTTGCCGTAGTAACCGGTGTACCTGAAGTTGCGACCGCCAAAATTGATCTGCCCATCGGGCGTAATCCTAAGGCGCCAGCAACATTTCGTGTTGATAAAAACGGCAAGGCAGCTGAAACAGTATTCGAAACCCTGGCGCATAACGACCGCGAAACCCTGCTGCTCCTGAAGCCGCTCACTGGGCGAACGCACCAATTACGGGTGCACATGGCTTATTTGAACTGTCCGATAAAAGGCGATCGTGTGTATGGTACGCCTGCCGAACGCCTGTTTTTGCACGCCTGGCAGCTAGAAATTACCGTTCCTGGCGGTATACGAAAAACGTTTATCGCTCCCGTTCCGGATGACTTTACCGAGCAATTTAACTATGTCCTTGCAGCTGCATAG
- a CDS encoding AAA family ATPase — MSLQLHSHTKTIVGRLTQALPHAVLLSGAEGIGLHTIATFIAKQHTKSVIDVTSTNDSIGIEVIRELYAQLRTRPHGSVVVIIDDAEKMTPEAQNAFLKLLEEPGQGIAFILASHAPTRLLPTVLSRAQQYQLQPAQASEQFITSLANIPIDATKKKQIAFIAAGLPAEIVRLIRDKDYFALAAATMRSARQFLEADNYGKLLIIHATSADRIQAQRFARSLEIVLRHTLERAPATQTAQLLLQVLEVQERLLANGHPRTQLLRLIFE, encoded by the coding sequence ATGTCCTTGCAGCTGCATAGCCACACCAAAACCATCGTCGGTAGGTTAACCCAAGCTCTGCCCCATGCGGTACTGCTGAGCGGCGCCGAGGGCATTGGTCTGCATACAATTGCTACTTTTATAGCCAAGCAACACACAAAATCGGTGATTGATGTTACCAGTACGAACGATAGTATTGGCATCGAGGTTATTCGTGAACTATACGCTCAGTTGCGTACTCGACCGCACGGATCGGTAGTGGTTATTATTGATGATGCAGAAAAAATGACACCTGAAGCCCAGAACGCCTTTTTGAAGCTACTGGAAGAACCGGGGCAGGGAATCGCCTTCATACTAGCTTCACACGCACCAACACGGCTCCTTCCAACCGTGCTCTCACGAGCACAGCAGTACCAATTGCAGCCCGCGCAGGCCAGTGAACAATTCATTACCTCTTTAGCTAACATACCCATCGATGCAACCAAAAAGAAACAGATTGCCTTTATAGCCGCTGGCTTACCGGCAGAAATTGTCCGGCTGATACGCGATAAAGACTATTTTGCGCTTGCGGCGGCTACCATGCGCTCGGCCCGGCAGTTTTTAGAAGCCGACAATTACGGAAAACTGCTGATAATTCATGCAACTAGTGCCGACCGGATCCAGGCCCAGCGTTTCGCGCGAAGTCTTGAAATAGTACTTCGACACACTCTTGAACGCGCGCCAGCCACCCAGACCGCACAGTTACTTTTACAAGTACTCGAAGTGCAAGAAAGACTACTCGCTAATGGCCACCCGCGCACTCAGTTGTTGCGATTAATTTTTGAATGA
- a CDS encoding CDC27 family protein, with protein sequence MFGLLLVIILGIWVLLYQKSEETATDMPVKLVDRLDKLWQVAQESLKEKKYLRAEKALLTILRVDERSATAYNRLGILYAKQRAYEDAIECFEIAQSLEPSASSLHNVGLIYYETGKYEKAALAFERAIEMEDDLAARYIAYAKVQEKLNNIRKTINALEHAVKLEPNPQSLTILADAYERDGRPELAEKLRSKIVRMTAAQTTVPKKIKQPRRVIM encoded by the coding sequence ATGTTTGGTCTTTTACTCGTCATCATCTTAGGTATTTGGGTTTTGTTGTACCAGAAGTCCGAAGAAACTGCCACCGACATGCCGGTGAAGTTAGTCGACCGGCTCGATAAATTATGGCAAGTTGCCCAAGAAAGCTTAAAAGAAAAGAAGTACCTACGGGCTGAAAAGGCACTCTTGACTATTCTTCGAGTTGACGAACGCAGCGCTACTGCCTACAACCGCCTCGGTATACTCTACGCCAAACAACGTGCCTATGAAGACGCCATTGAGTGTTTTGAGATCGCCCAGAGCCTCGAGCCAAGTGCATCCAGCCTGCACAACGTCGGGCTCATTTACTACGAAACCGGCAAATACGAAAAAGCTGCTTTAGCGTTTGAACGCGCAATTGAAATGGAAGACGACCTGGCCGCCCGCTATATCGCCTACGCTAAAGTACAAGAAAAACTTAACAACATACGTAAAACAATTAACGCCTTAGAACACGCGGTAAAGTTAGAACCAAACCCGCAAAGCCTTACTATTCTGGCTGACGCCTACGAACGTGATGGCCGGCCGGAGCTCGCCGAAAAATTACGCAGCAAAATTGTCCGCATGACCGCCGCCCAGACCACTGTGCCGAAAAAAATCAAGCAACCCCGCCGGGTGATAATGTAG
- a CDS encoding prepilin-type N-terminal cleavage/methylation domain-containing protein — translation MNRGFSIIEVIVVIAVIAILATFASVGYSAVNQQSRDTKRRTDLETLAKAMQSWANDAAKKPTETGAGRNGLGEGYVRGEGSEYAANIDTLLAPSGDIKDPTTPSGPGSYMFYSCKKNDPDNTTYGFFAKLESPNDRDTTTISEWQSKGCTTEPLDPLFGMNYVHIFTHRF, via the coding sequence ATGAATCGCGGCTTTTCAATTATCGAAGTTATTGTGGTGATTGCGGTTATCGCTATTCTGGCGACTTTTGCCAGTGTTGGCTATAGTGCAGTCAATCAGCAATCTCGCGACACTAAACGCCGCACCGACTTAGAAACATTAGCCAAAGCGATGCAATCCTGGGCAAATGATGCCGCCAAGAAACCAACCGAAACTGGCGCTGGCCGTAACGGCCTGGGGGAGGGCTATGTTCGCGGCGAAGGATCAGAGTACGCTGCCAATATCGATACGCTGCTGGCGCCTTCAGGAGACATCAAAGACCCGACAACTCCTTCTGGGCCAGGCTCGTACATGTTTTACAGCTGCAAGAAAAACGATCCAGACAACACGACCTACGGCTTTTTCGCTAAACTCGAATCGCCAAATGATAGAGATACGACTACCATTAGCGAGTGGCAAAGCAAAGGCTGCACCACCGAGCCACTCGATCCGCTATTTGGCATGAATTATGTCCATATTTTTACCCATCGATTCTAA
- the rpmG gene encoding 50S ribosomal protein L33 — translation MAKKNTKRIIIALVSKLTGHRTYVTRKNTQNTPHRLVLRKFDPIARVHAEYEETKKNLGRNVVKARKS, via the coding sequence ATGGCAAAAAAGAATACCAAGCGAATCATCATTGCTCTTGTCAGCAAGCTTACCGGCCACCGCACCTATGTTACCCGCAAGAATACGCAGAATACCCCGCACCGGTTGGTACTACGCAAGTTCGACCCGATTGCACGCGTACACGCCGAGTACGAAGAGACCAAGAAAAACCTTGGCCGTAACGTGGTAAAAGCACGTAAAAGCTAA
- a CDS encoding glycoside hydrolase family 15 protein: MARPIILSNGELHVGLNNFGLVHDFYYPYVGLENHAAAKSLRHRIGVWENGTFSWLDDGNWQFEFSYPFNALIGKTIARHEGLGILLEFEDAVDATQNAFLRNIHVVNERDQPRTIRLFLHQVFAIGDTWGGDTAQCLPDDEVILHYKGHRAFTIGATDNHGRTFTRYSVGLFGIEGHDGTYRDAEDGELWQNAVEHGRVDSVLGFELSLDAHDSTRVHYWIAAGKTPEEALDIDRKIRAEGVLHRILTTDIWWHKWLKKAEKFASKLDERYRQDFINSVLLLKAHIDKRGAVIASTDTTMLNYSRDAYAYCWPRDGAYVVWPLIRLGYEDEPLRFFDFCRRVLHPKGYLMHKYQADGALGSSWHPYVHGERTAPPIQEDETAIVLFIFAHYYRLHPQAAVLDSYYDALVKPMADFLASYIDPHTHLPKPSYDLWEEVFITSTYTTAVVYAALLAAADLAEIKQDSGSAVRWRAAATDIGEAAEKYLYNSDTACLNKGVHIAVDGTVTPDATIDNASIFGAFMFGLFPLDSAILRTSVETSQKAFGLSDQHPGLPRYMHDNYRRVSAESLGNPWFVTSLWLAQYHLELDEVEKAEAIIAWVQRHMAKTGVLPEQINPYDESWLSVAPLAWSQAEFINTLLDMKLYDHK; the protein is encoded by the coding sequence GTGGCTAGACCAATAATACTCAGTAATGGCGAACTTCATGTCGGGCTTAATAATTTTGGCTTGGTGCACGATTTTTACTATCCATACGTTGGCCTAGAAAACCACGCAGCGGCAAAATCGCTACGCCACCGGATAGGCGTCTGGGAAAACGGCACCTTTAGCTGGTTGGACGATGGCAATTGGCAGTTTGAATTCTCGTATCCTTTTAATGCGCTGATAGGTAAAACCATAGCTCGGCACGAAGGCTTAGGCATACTACTGGAGTTTGAAGATGCAGTCGATGCCACGCAAAATGCCTTCCTCCGCAACATCCATGTGGTGAATGAGCGCGACCAGCCGCGAACGATTCGGCTATTTCTGCACCAGGTATTTGCGATTGGTGATACTTGGGGTGGCGACACCGCGCAGTGCCTACCCGACGACGAAGTTATTTTGCATTACAAAGGCCACCGGGCTTTTACAATTGGCGCCACCGATAACCACGGCCGCACCTTCACGCGCTACAGTGTAGGGCTTTTTGGTATTGAAGGCCATGACGGCACCTACCGTGATGCTGAAGATGGCGAGCTGTGGCAAAATGCCGTCGAGCATGGGCGGGTGGACTCGGTGCTTGGCTTTGAGCTCTCGCTCGATGCGCACGATTCCACCCGGGTACACTACTGGATTGCCGCTGGCAAAACACCCGAAGAAGCGCTCGATATTGATCGCAAAATCCGGGCCGAAGGGGTGTTGCACCGGATTCTCACCACCGACATATGGTGGCATAAATGGCTCAAAAAAGCCGAAAAGTTTGCCAGTAAGCTTGATGAACGTTATCGCCAGGACTTTATCAATAGCGTGCTGCTACTAAAAGCTCATATAGATAAACGGGGCGCAGTTATCGCGAGCACCGATACTACCATGCTCAATTATTCCCGTGATGCGTATGCCTACTGTTGGCCACGCGACGGCGCTTATGTGGTCTGGCCACTCATTCGTCTGGGCTACGAAGACGAGCCGCTGCGCTTTTTTGACTTTTGCCGCCGTGTGCTGCATCCAAAAGGCTACTTAATGCATAAATACCAAGCCGATGGCGCCCTTGGCTCCAGCTGGCACCCTTATGTTCATGGCGAACGCACCGCTCCACCAATTCAGGAAGACGAAACGGCGATCGTGCTGTTCATTTTTGCTCATTATTATCGGCTTCATCCGCAAGCAGCGGTGCTTGATAGCTACTATGATGCGCTGGTAAAACCAATGGCCGATTTCTTAGCTAGCTATATTGACCCACACACTCACCTGCCCAAACCAAGCTACGACCTTTGGGAGGAAGTGTTTATTACCAGCACTTACACGACGGCTGTTGTTTATGCGGCATTACTGGCGGCGGCTGACTTGGCCGAAATTAAGCAAGATTCAGGGAGCGCTGTCCGTTGGCGGGCGGCTGCAACTGATATTGGCGAAGCGGCCGAGAAATACCTGTACAACTCCGACACCGCTTGCCTTAATAAAGGCGTACATATTGCGGTTGACGGCACCGTCACCCCGGATGCTACTATAGATAACGCAAGCATTTTTGGAGCTTTTATGTTCGGGCTCTTCCCATTGGATAGCGCAATTTTACGCACCAGCGTTGAAACTTCGCAGAAAGCTTTCGGACTAAGCGACCAGCACCCGGGTTTGCCGCGCTACATGCACGATAATTACCGGCGAGTTTCAGCTGAAAGCTTGGGTAATCCATGGTTTGTGACTAGTTTATGGCTCGCACAGTATCACCTGGAGCTCGATGAAGTAGAAAAAGCCGAAGCAATAATTGCCTGGGTGCAGCGCCATATGGCAAAAACAGGCGTGCTACCGGAACAAATTAACCCCTATGATGAATCGTGGCTATCGGTGGCACCCCTTGCCTGGAGCCAGGCTGAATTCATTAATACGCTGCTCGATATGAAACTTTATGACCACAAATAA
- a CDS encoding glycoside hydrolase family 57 protein: MKPKSIALYLHVHQPFRLRPYTVFDTATAHNYFSAEDSDKNREIFEKVAEKSYRPMNQLLERLLQEHPAFRCSLSITGTFIEQAEAWAPDVLESFRRLVGTGRMEIVAETYHHSLAFFYSRTEFEAQVQQHQTKIQELFGVRPSVFRNTELAYNNQLGQWAEQAGYKGVIAEGWDPVLGVRSPNYVYRPAQTKAISLLLKNYRLSDDLAFRFSDTAWQEWPLTAEKYVAWADASDAQTINLFMDYETFGEHQWQDTGVFSFFADFASQWLASPERTFRTLSETISAYPPVDEVDMPNTVTWADTERDLSAWLGNAMQQEALKYLYNLEEDILRSGDDGLIDDWRRLQTSDHVYYMCTKWFKDGDVHAYFSPYESPYEAFIYFMNTLRDLRWRIMEHRKGGLQWLDQ, from the coding sequence ATGAAGCCAAAAAGCATTGCGCTATATCTGCACGTACATCAGCCGTTTCGACTTCGACCGTATACGGTGTTTGATACTGCTACGGCTCACAATTACTTTAGCGCCGAGGATAGCGATAAAAACCGTGAGATCTTTGAAAAAGTCGCCGAAAAATCGTACCGGCCAATGAATCAATTGCTTGAAAGGTTACTACAAGAACATCCGGCTTTCCGCTGCAGTTTGAGTATTACCGGCACTTTTATTGAACAAGCCGAAGCTTGGGCGCCCGATGTACTTGAAAGTTTTCGGCGACTTGTTGGCACCGGCCGGATGGAGATTGTGGCCGAAACGTATCATCATAGCCTGGCCTTTTTTTATAGTCGAACCGAGTTTGAGGCGCAGGTGCAGCAACATCAAACCAAAATACAAGAGCTTTTTGGCGTGCGCCCGAGCGTGTTTCGCAATACCGAACTGGCGTATAACAATCAACTTGGGCAGTGGGCCGAGCAAGCCGGATATAAGGGTGTTATTGCAGAAGGTTGGGATCCAGTTTTGGGCGTACGCTCGCCAAATTATGTTTATCGGCCGGCGCAAACGAAAGCTATTTCGTTACTGCTGAAGAATTATCGCTTAAGCGATGACCTAGCGTTTCGTTTTTCGGATACAGCCTGGCAGGAATGGCCGCTCACGGCTGAAAAATATGTTGCCTGGGCCGATGCTTCTGATGCCCAGACCATTAATTTATTTATGGATTACGAAACATTTGGCGAGCACCAGTGGCAAGACACGGGCGTGTTTAGTTTTTTTGCTGATTTTGCTAGCCAGTGGCTGGCCTCCCCCGAGCGCACGTTTCGTACCTTAAGTGAAACCATTAGCGCTTACCCGCCGGTAGATGAAGTTGATATGCCCAACACCGTTACCTGGGCAGACACCGAGCGTGACTTATCGGCCTGGCTTGGAAACGCTATGCAACAAGAAGCCTTAAAGTACCTTTACAACCTAGAAGAAGATATTTTACGCTCGGGCGATGACGGGCTGATTGATGACTGGCGCCGCCTACAAACATCCGATCACGTGTACTATATGTGCACAAAATGGTTCAAAGATGGCGACGTACATGCTTATTTTAGCCCTTACGAATCGCCATATGAGGCATTTATTTACTTTATGAATACCCTTCGTGACCTGCGCTGGCGTATAATGGAACACAGAAAGGGAGGGCTGCAGTGGCTAGACCAATAA
- a CDS encoding glycosyltransferase family 4 protein produces MKILMLGWELPPHNSGGLGVACYNMSKALAVQGADIDFVLPYNPVGHDISFMKVHGATPTTPDKITYTTYSHPPFASGAGATIRSIQQQYAAFTETLVRQQRPQVIHAHDWLTMEAAVRAKHIANVPLIAHVHAAEFDRSGEHYGNPFIHEIEQMGLEMADRIIAVSNITKNIIVKHYGIPAEKIAVVYNAADEAQYAEVQDTNTYAYLEAMKREGYRVVVTLGRLTVQKGLTYFLRAAARASEKYDKLLFVVAGDGELRDELLELSASLGIADKVFFTGFVRGKQWRDAYRIADAFVMSSVSEPFGLTALEAAASDTVVVLSRQSGVGEVLHSVLRFNYWETDRLADQLVAVAASPALYFELRKNVAQEYARISWQDVAKQCLGLYKQLAEVRA; encoded by the coding sequence ATGAAGATATTGATGCTTGGTTGGGAGCTGCCGCCGCACAACAGTGGAGGCTTGGGGGTTGCTTGTTATAATATGTCTAAGGCCCTAGCGGTGCAAGGGGCCGACATTGACTTTGTCCTCCCCTATAATCCGGTTGGGCACGATATTTCTTTTATGAAGGTCCACGGCGCTACCCCCACCACCCCGGACAAAATAACCTATACCACCTATAGTCACCCACCTTTTGCTAGCGGTGCCGGCGCAACAATCAGAAGCATCCAGCAGCAATATGCCGCCTTTACCGAAACGCTCGTGCGCCAACAGCGGCCGCAGGTGATTCACGCCCACGATTGGCTGACAATGGAAGCGGCGGTGCGAGCCAAGCACATCGCGAACGTCCCCTTAATTGCCCATGTGCACGCCGCCGAATTCGACCGTTCGGGCGAACATTATGGCAATCCTTTTATTCACGAGATTGAACAAATGGGGCTTGAAATGGCCGATCGAATCATCGCCGTCAGTAACATTACCAAAAATATTATTGTCAAGCACTACGGTATTCCGGCCGAAAAAATTGCAGTGGTCTATAACGCTGCCGATGAGGCGCAATACGCTGAAGTTCAAGATACCAACACCTACGCTTACCTTGAGGCCATGAAACGCGAGGGCTACCGCGTCGTCGTGACGCTTGGTCGCTTAACCGTGCAAAAGGGCCTGACCTATTTCCTTCGGGCCGCTGCCCGTGCCTCCGAAAAATACGACAAGCTATTGTTTGTGGTTGCTGGTGACGGTGAACTGAGGGACGAGCTTTTAGAGCTTTCGGCGTCGCTTGGCATCGCCGATAAAGTCTTTTTTACGGGCTTTGTACGTGGTAAACAGTGGCGCGACGCCTACCGGATTGCCGACGCTTTTGTGATGAGTTCGGTCAGTGAGCCATTTGGCTTAACTGCGCTTGAAGCTGCCGCCAGCGACACAGTGGTGGTTTTAAGTCGCCAATCTGGCGTTGGTGAAGTGCTCCACAGCGTGCTTCGTTTCAACTACTGGGAAACTGATCGGTTAGCCGATCAATTGGTGGCGGTGGCTGCCTCACCGGCTCTATATTTTGAACTGCGAAAAAACGTCGCCCAAGAATATGCCCGGATTTCTTGGCAGGACGTCGCCAAGCAGTGTCTTGGGTTATACAAACAGCTTGCCGAGGTACGAGCATGA
- a CDS encoding FAD-dependent oxidoreductase: MKIVIVGGGFGGVKAALELGQHADFSITLISDEDYFLHHATLYATATGRSRDESVVPLRDIFAGYKNVTVVKDRITSLDLERKLVIGKKNYPFEKAIFAMGVVTTYFGIKGLAEHSYGIKTLNEVTRFKQHLHKELTEDKHMDKNYVVVGAGPTGVELVAALKTYLTQIAAAHAIKKATINLTLVEAAPRVLPRMSEAASAAVTKRLQELGVSVLVNKKVESMDDDSVMIDGQDIPSQTVVWTSGVANHPFFAAHAHIFKLAKNGRVEVDRHLEAAPNVFVIGDNAATPYTGVATTALYDASFVARHLNRLANGLPAYAYVPKAHPVTVPVGDDWAIYESSGMRVTGKIAAALRRFHEFQNYKNLLSFSKAFRAWRARYHRDEDCPVCKKSKA, encoded by the coding sequence ATGAAAATTGTCATTGTTGGCGGCGGATTTGGTGGAGTGAAAGCGGCTCTGGAACTCGGGCAGCATGCTGACTTCTCAATTACCCTTATTTCAGATGAAGATTATTTCCTGCACCACGCTACCCTGTACGCCACCGCTACAGGCCGTAGCCGCGATGAGTCGGTGGTGCCGCTACGGGATATCTTTGCTGGTTACAAAAATGTGACTGTGGTGAAAGATCGGATTACTTCACTTGATCTTGAGCGAAAATTAGTTATTGGTAAGAAAAATTATCCGTTTGAAAAGGCAATTTTTGCCATGGGTGTCGTGACTACCTACTTTGGTATTAAAGGCCTCGCCGAGCATAGTTACGGCATCAAAACTTTGAACGAAGTGACGCGGTTTAAGCAGCATTTGCATAAAGAGTTAACTGAAGATAAGCACATGGATAAGAATTACGTCGTGGTGGGCGCCGGCCCCACCGGCGTTGAATTAGTGGCGGCTCTAAAAACCTATCTTACCCAGATCGCTGCGGCGCATGCTATTAAAAAAGCTACCATCAATTTAACTTTGGTTGAAGCCGCGCCACGAGTACTCCCCCGAATGAGCGAAGCTGCGAGTGCGGCCGTTACTAAACGGCTACAAGAACTGGGGGTAAGCGTACTCGTTAATAAAAAGGTTGAGTCGATGGACGATGATAGCGTAATGATAGATGGCCAAGACATTCCGTCGCAAACAGTGGTGTGGACATCGGGGGTGGCAAACCATCCGTTCTTTGCGGCGCACGCGCATATATTTAAGCTTGCCAAAAATGGCCGGGTGGAGGTTGATCGGCACCTTGAAGCCGCACCGAATGTATTTGTGATTGGCGATAACGCCGCGACTCCTTACACCGGCGTTGCCACTACCGCGCTGTACGACGCGAGTTTTGTGGCCCGCCACCTTAACCGGCTGGCAAATGGCTTGCCGGCCTACGCCTATGTGCCAAAAGCTCACCCCGTAACTGTGCCGGTGGGCGACGACTGGGCAATTTATGAATCATCGGGCATGCGTGTGACGGGAAAAATTGCCGCAGCGCTGCGACGATTTCATGAATTTCAAAATTATAAGAATCTCCTCAGTTTCAGTAAGGCCTTTCGCGCCTGGCGAGCGCGCTATCACCGCGACGAAGACTGCCCTGTATGCAAGAAATCAAAAGCTTAG
- a CDS encoding NUDIX domain-containing protein produces the protein MTTPRERFKLIPAVYLLLRRDNEILLSMRANSGYQDGKYSVVAGHLDGDELATDAMAREAKEEAGITIRPHDLRLMHTCHRLTRNKVVRSDLIYFLKHATGRATFLMPSPKSAIIFRGFRLITCPRTCCR, from the coding sequence ATGACCACTCCAAGAGAACGATTCAAACTCATACCAGCTGTCTATTTACTCCTTCGGCGCGACAATGAAATACTGTTATCAATGCGCGCCAACAGTGGCTATCAAGACGGTAAATACAGTGTAGTTGCCGGCCATTTAGATGGCGACGAGCTTGCCACCGATGCCATGGCACGCGAGGCCAAGGAAGAGGCGGGAATTACAATTAGGCCGCATGACCTTCGATTGATGCACACCTGCCATCGTTTAACGAGGAATAAGGTGGTGAGGAGCGACTTGATTTATTTTTTGAAGCACGCCACTGGCAGGGCGACATTTTTAATGCCGAGCCCGAAAAGTGCGATAATCTTTCGTGGTTTCCGGTTGATAACTTGCCCGAGAACATGCTGCCGTTAG